In a genomic window of Canis lupus familiaris isolate Mischka breed German Shepherd chromosome 13, alternate assembly UU_Cfam_GSD_1.0, whole genome shotgun sequence:
- the SRD5A3 gene encoding polyprenol reductase, which translates to MAPWAGAELWALTPLRALWLTLTAAFLLTLLLQLVPPGLLPACALFQDLIRYGKTKREGPSRPAACRVFDVPKRYFSHFYIISVLWNGFLLWHLTQSLFLGVPFPNWLHGLLRILGAAQFQGSELALSAFLVLVFLWLHSLRRLFECLYVSVFSNAVIHVVQYCFGLVYYVLTGLTVLSQVPMDGRNVYVIGKNLLMQARWFHILGMLMFIWSSAHQYKCHVILGNLRKNKAGVVIHCNHRIPFGDWFEYVSSPNYLAELMIYISMAVTFGFHNLTWWLVVTYVFFSQALCALLSHKFYKSNFVSYPKHRKAFLPFLF; encoded by the exons ATGGCTCCGTGGGCCGGGGCCGAGCTCTGGGCGCTGACGCCGCTGCGCGCCCTGTGGCTCACGCTGACCGCCGCCTTCCTGCTGACCCTGCTGCTGCAGCTCGTGCCGCCCGGCCTGCTCCCGGCCTGCGCGCTTTTCCAGGACCTGATCCGCTATGGGAAAACCAAGCGCGAGGGGCCGTCGCGCCCGGCCGCCTGCCGGGTCTTTGACGTCCCCAAGAG gtatttttctcatttctacatCATCTCAGTGCTGTGGAATGGCTTCCTGCTTTGGCACCTTACTCAGTCTCTGTTCCTGGGAGTGCCTTTTCCAAACTGGCTTCATGGTCTGCTCAGAATTCTCGGGGCTGCCCAGTTCCAAG GGAGTGAGCTGGCGCTGTCTGCATTCTTAGTGTTAGTATTTCTGTGGCTACACAGTTTGCGAAGGCTCTTCGAGTGCCTGTATGTCAGTGTCTTCTCCAATGCTGTGATTCACGTCGTCCAGTACTGTTTTGGACTTGTCTACTATGTCCTCACCGGCCTAACTGTGCTGAGCCAAGTGCCAATGGATGGCAGGAACG tctaTGTGATAGGGAAAAATCTCTTGATGCAAGCTCGGTGGTTCCATATCCTCGGAATGCTGATGTTTATCTGGTCGTCTGCCCATCAGTACAAGTGCCACGTTATTCTTGGCAATctcaggaaaaataaagcag gAGTGGTCATCCACTGTAACCACCGAATCCCTTTTGGGGACTGGTTTGAATATGTTTCTTCCCCTAACTACTTAGCAGAGCTGATGATCTACATCTCCATGGCTGTCACCTTTGGATTCCACAACTTAACTTGGTGGCTCGTGGTGACATATGTTTTCTTCAGCCAGGCCCTGTGTGCTCTCCTCAGCCACAAATTCTACAAAAGCAATTTTGTCTCCTATCCAAAGCATAGGAAAGCTTTCCTGCCGTTCCTATTTTAA